One Streptomyces sp. L2 genomic window carries:
- the rplJ gene encoding 50S ribosomal protein L10: MARPDKAAAVAELTDKFRNSNAAVLTEYRGLTVAQLKTLRRSLGENAQYAVVKNTLTKIAANEAGISTLDDQFNGPTAVAFITGDPVVSAKGLRDFAKDNPNLVIKGGVLDGKALSADEIKKLADLESREVLLAKLAGAMKGKQTQTAQLFQALPSKLVRTVDALRAKQAEQGGAE, from the coding sequence ATGGCGAGGCCCGACAAGGCTGCCGCGGTTGCCGAGCTGACGGACAAGTTCCGCAACTCGAACGCTGCCGTGCTGACCGAGTACCGCGGTCTCACCGTGGCGCAGCTCAAGACGCTGCGCCGGTCGCTCGGTGAGAACGCCCAGTACGCCGTGGTGAAGAACACGCTGACCAAGATTGCGGCCAACGAGGCCGGGATCTCGACGCTGGACGACCAGTTCAATGGTCCGACGGCTGTCGCCTTCATCACCGGTGACCCGGTGGTGTCGGCGAAGGGTCTCCGTGACTTCGCCAAGGACAACCCCAACCTCGTCATCAAGGGCGGTGTCCTTGACGGCAAGGCGCTGTCCGCCGACGAGATCAAGAAGCTTGCGGACCTCGAGTCCCGCGAGGTTCTGCTCGCCAAGCTGGCGGGCGCCATGAAGGGCAAGCAGACGCAGACTGCTCAGCTCTTCCAGGCGCTTCCCTCGAAGCTCGTCCGCACCGTGGACGCGCTCCGTGCCAAGCAGGCCGAGCAGGGCGGTGCCGAGTAA
- the rplA gene encoding 50S ribosomal protein L1, which translates to MSKRSKALRAADAKIDREKLYAPLEAVRLAKETSTTKFDGTVEVAFRLGVDPRKADQMVRGTVNLPHGTGKTARVLVFATGDRAEAARAAGADIVGADELIDEVAKGRLDFDAVVATPDLMGKVGRLGRVLGPRGLMPNPKTGTVTPDTAKAVTEIKGGKIEFRVDKHSNLHFIIGKASFEDDKLVENYGAALEEILRLKPSAAKGRYIKKAAITTTMGPGIPVDPNRTRNLLVEEDPAAV; encoded by the coding sequence GTGAGCAAGCGCAGCAAGGCTCTCCGCGCTGCGGACGCCAAGATCGACCGGGAGAAGCTGTACGCCCCGCTCGAGGCCGTCCGTCTCGCCAAGGAGACCTCCACGACCAAGTTCGACGGCACCGTCGAGGTCGCCTTCCGCCTGGGTGTCGACCCGCGCAAGGCCGACCAGATGGTCCGTGGCACCGTGAACCTTCCGCACGGCACCGGTAAGACCGCCCGGGTCCTGGTCTTCGCGACCGGTGACCGTGCCGAGGCCGCGCGTGCCGCGGGCGCCGACATCGTCGGCGCCGACGAGCTGATCGACGAGGTGGCGAAGGGCCGTCTGGACTTCGACGCCGTCGTCGCCACCCCGGACCTCATGGGCAAGGTCGGCCGCCTCGGCCGCGTCCTCGGCCCGCGTGGTCTGATGCCGAACCCGAAGACCGGCACCGTGACCCCGGACACCGCCAAGGCCGTGACCGAGATCAAGGGCGGCAAGATCGAGTTCCGCGTCGACAAGCACTCGAACCTGCACTTCATCATCGGCAAGGCGTCCTTCGAGGACGACAAGCTGGTGGAGAACTACGGCGCCGCGCTGGAGGAGATCCTCCGTCTGAAGCCGTCCGCCGCCAAGGGCCGCTACATCAAGAAGGCCGCCATCACCACCACGATGGGCCCCGGCATTCCGGTCGACCCGAACCGCACCCGCAACCTCCTCGTCGAGGAGGACCCGGCCGCCGTCTGA
- the rplK gene encoding 50S ribosomal protein L11 produces the protein MPPKKKKVTGLIKLQIQAGAANPAPPVGPALGQHGVNIMEFCKAYNAATESQRGWVIPVEITVYEDRSFTFITKTPPAAKMILKAAGVEKGSGEPHKTKVAKITEAQVREIATTKMPDLNANDLDAAAKIIAGTARSMGVTVEG, from the coding sequence ATGCCTCCCAAGAAGAAGAAGGTCACGGGGCTCATCAAGCTCCAGATCCAGGCCGGTGCGGCCAACCCGGCTCCGCCGGTCGGCCCGGCGCTGGGTCAGCACGGCGTCAACATCATGGAGTTCTGCAAGGCCTACAACGCCGCGACCGAGTCGCAGCGTGGCTGGGTCATCCCGGTGGAGATCACGGTCTACGAGGACCGTTCCTTCACCTTCATCACCAAGACCCCGCCGGCCGCGAAGATGATCCTCAAGGCCGCGGGCGTGGAGAAGGGCTCCGGCGAGCCGCACAAGACCAAGGTCGCCAAGATCACCGAGGCGCAGGTCCGCGAGATCGCCACCACCAAGATGCCCGACCTCAACGCGAACGACCTGGACGCGGCCGCGAAGATCATCGCTGGCACCGCGCGCTCCATGGGCGTCACGGTCGAGGGCTGA
- the nusG gene encoding transcription termination/antitermination protein NusG, with the protein MSDPNLNDAIEPEKSVDDELDIVEGADEQDEFEAAEAESGEPAEEAALHVEDADEDVAGDEDVVAEDAVADETVEDEDVVAADDDAVAAEAEEEPAEPVDPVQALREELRTLPGEWYVIHTYAGYENRVKTNLEQRAVSLNVEDYIFQAEVPQEEVVQIKNGDRKTIKQNKLPGYVLVRMDLTNESWGVVRNTPGVTGFVGNAYDPYPLTLDEIVKMLAPEAEEKAAREAAEAEGKPAPQRKVEVQVLDFEVGDSVTVTDGPFATLQATINEINPDSKKVKGLVEIFGRETPVELSFDQIQKN; encoded by the coding sequence GTGTCTGACCCGAACCTGAACGACGCCATCGAGCCCGAGAAGTCGGTCGATGACGAGCTCGACATCGTCGAGGGCGCGGACGAGCAGGACGAGTTCGAGGCTGCCGAGGCCGAGTCGGGCGAGCCGGCGGAAGAGGCCGCGCTGCACGTCGAGGACGCCGACGAGGACGTCGCCGGTGACGAGGACGTCGTCGCCGAGGACGCCGTCGCGGACGAGACCGTCGAGGACGAGGACGTCGTCGCCGCCGATGACGACGCCGTCGCCGCCGAGGCCGAGGAGGAGCCGGCCGAGCCGGTCGACCCCGTCCAGGCCCTGCGCGAGGAGCTGCGCACCCTCCCCGGCGAGTGGTACGTCATCCACACCTACGCCGGTTACGAGAACCGCGTGAAGACCAACCTGGAGCAGCGCGCCGTCTCGCTGAACGTCGAGGACTACATCTTCCAGGCCGAGGTGCCGCAGGAAGAGGTCGTCCAGATCAAGAACGGCGACCGCAAGACGATCAAGCAGAACAAGCTGCCGGGTTACGTCCTGGTCCGCATGGACCTGACCAACGAGTCCTGGGGCGTCGTCCGCAACACCCCGGGCGTCACCGGCTTCGTCGGCAACGCCTACGACCCGTACCCGCTGACGCTGGACGAGATCGTCAAGATGCTCGCCCCGGAGGCCGAGGAGAAGGCGGCCCGCGAGGCGGCCGAGGCCGAGGGCAAGCCGGCTCCGCAGCGCAAGGTCGAGGTCCAGGTGCTGGACTTCGAGGTCGGGGACTCGGTGACGGTGACCGACGGTCCGTTCGCGACGCTGCAGGCGACGATCAACGAGATCAACCCTGACTCGAAGAAGGTCAAGGGGCTCGTGGAGATCTTCGGGCGTGAGACGCCGGTCGAGCTGTCGTTCGATCAGATCCAGAAGAACTGA
- the secE gene encoding preprotein translocase subunit SecE gives MTDAVGSIDTPDAQDEVPESKKKARKGGKRAKKGPLKRLAIFYRQIIAELRKVVWPTRNQLTSYTTVVIFFVAIMIGLVTVIDYGLNHAAKYVFG, from the coding sequence ATGACGGACGCCGTGGGCTCCATCGACACGCCTGATGCTCAGGACGAGGTGCCCGAGTCCAAGAAGAAGGCCCGTAAGGGCGGCAAGCGCGCCAAGAAGGGCCCGCTCAAGCGCCTCGCCATCTTCTACCGCCAGATCATCGCGGAACTCCGCAAGGTCGTCTGGCCGACGCGTAACCAGCTGACGTCGTACACCACTGTGGTGATCTTCTTCGTCGCCATCATGATCGGCCTGGTGACCGTGATTGACTATGGGCTCAACCACGCGGCCAAGTACGTCTTCGGCTGA
- a CDS encoding pyridoxal phosphate-dependent aminotransferase, giving the protein MSAATPPTERRVSARIGAISESATLAVDAKAKALKAAGRPVIGFGAGEPDFPTPDYIVDAAVEACKNPKYHRYTPAGGLPELKAAIAAKTLRDSGYEPDVSEILVTNGGKQAIYEAFAAILDPGDEVIVPAPYWTTYPESIRLAGGVPVEVVADETTGYRVTVEQLEAARTEKTKVVLFVSPSNPTGAVYSEAETEAIGRWAVEHGLWVLTDEIYEHLVYGDAVSVSLPALLPELRDKCVVVNGVAKTYAMTGWRVGWVIGPKDVVKAATNLQSHATSNVSNVAQVAALAAVSGDLEAVATMREAFDRRRKTIVRMLNEIDGVLCPEPEGAFYAYPSVKELIGKEIRGKRPQNSVELAALILEEAEVAVVPGEAFGTPGYLRLSYALGDEDLVEGVSRMQKLLAEAKA; this is encoded by the coding sequence ATGAGCGCTGCAACCCCTCCGACCGAGCGCCGGGTCTCCGCCCGAATCGGCGCGATCTCCGAGTCCGCCACCCTCGCCGTGGACGCCAAGGCCAAGGCCCTCAAGGCCGCCGGGCGTCCGGTGATCGGCTTCGGCGCCGGTGAACCGGACTTCCCGACCCCGGACTACATCGTCGACGCGGCCGTCGAGGCCTGCAAGAACCCGAAGTACCACCGCTACACGCCGGCCGGCGGCCTGCCCGAGCTGAAGGCCGCGATCGCCGCGAAGACGCTGCGCGACTCCGGCTACGAGCCCGACGTCTCGGAGATCCTGGTCACCAACGGGGGCAAGCAGGCCATCTACGAGGCCTTCGCCGCGATCCTCGACCCGGGCGACGAGGTCATCGTCCCGGCGCCGTACTGGACGACGTACCCGGAGTCGATCCGCCTCGCCGGCGGTGTCCCGGTCGAGGTCGTCGCCGACGAGACCACCGGCTACCGCGTCACGGTCGAGCAGCTGGAGGCCGCGCGCACCGAGAAGACCAAGGTCGTCCTCTTCGTCTCCCCCTCCAACCCGACCGGCGCGGTGTACTCCGAGGCCGAGACCGAGGCGATCGGCCGCTGGGCCGTCGAGCACGGCCTGTGGGTCCTCACCGACGAGATCTACGAGCACCTGGTGTACGGCGACGCGGTGTCCGTGTCCCTGCCGGCGCTCCTGCCCGAGCTGCGCGACAAGTGCGTCGTGGTCAACGGCGTGGCGAAGACGTACGCCATGACCGGCTGGCGCGTGGGCTGGGTCATCGGCCCGAAGGACGTCGTCAAGGCCGCGACGAACCTCCAGTCGCACGCCACGTCGAACGTCTCCAACGTGGCCCAGGTGGCCGCCCTGGCCGCCGTCTCCGGCGACCTGGAGGCCGTCGCGACGATGCGCGAGGCGTTCGACCGCCGCCGCAAGACCATCGTGCGGATGCTCAACGAGATCGACGGCGTCCTCTGCCCCGAGCCCGAGGGCGCGTTCTACGCCTACCCCTCGGTGAAGGAGCTGATCGGCAAGGAGATCCGCGGCAAGCGCCCGCAGAACAGCGTCGAGCTGGCCGCGCTCATCCTGGAGGAGGCCGAGGTCGCGGTCGTCCCGGGCGAGGCCTTCGGCACGCCGGGCTACCTGCGGCTGTCGTACGCCCTCGGTGACGAGGACCTGGTCGAGGGCGTGAGCCGCATGCAGAAGCTGCTGGCGGAGGCCAAGGCCTGA
- a CDS encoding adenosine deaminase — MERVRDLSELPKAHLHLHFTGSMRPGTVLELADKHGVRLPETLTEALTGGEPPRLRATDERGWFRFQRLYDAARSCLREPEDIQRLVREAAEEDLADGSGWLEIQVDPTSYAPRLGGLIPALEIILDAVETTARNTGLGMRVLVAANRMKHPLDARTLARLAVRYADRGVVGFGLSNDERRGMARDFDRAFAIARDGGLLAAPHGGELTGPASVRDCLDDLDAARIGHGVRAAEDPRLLRRLADRGVTCEVCPASNVALGVYEKPEDVPLRTFFEAGVPMALGADDPLLFGSRLAAQYELAREYHGFTDAELAELARQSVRGSAAPDDVKAKLLAGVDDWLSAPAV, encoded by the coding sequence ATGGAGCGTGTACGTGACCTCTCTGAGCTGCCGAAAGCCCATCTGCACCTGCACTTCACCGGCTCGATGCGGCCGGGGACCGTCCTGGAGCTGGCCGACAAGCACGGCGTCCGCCTGCCCGAGACCCTGACGGAGGCGCTGACCGGCGGGGAACCGCCCCGGCTGCGCGCCACGGACGAGCGCGGCTGGTTCCGCTTCCAGCGGCTGTACGACGCGGCGCGTTCCTGCCTGCGGGAGCCGGAGGACATCCAGCGGCTGGTCCGGGAGGCCGCCGAGGAGGACCTCGCGGACGGCTCGGGCTGGCTGGAGATCCAGGTGGACCCGACGTCGTACGCCCCCCGCCTGGGCGGTCTCATCCCGGCGCTGGAGATCATCCTGGACGCCGTGGAGACGACCGCGCGGAACACCGGGCTCGGCATGCGGGTCCTGGTCGCCGCCAACCGCATGAAGCACCCGCTGGACGCCCGCACACTGGCCCGGCTCGCGGTGCGGTACGCCGACCGGGGCGTGGTCGGCTTCGGGCTGTCGAACGACGAACGGCGGGGCATGGCGCGGGACTTCGACCGCGCGTTCGCGATCGCCCGCGACGGCGGCCTGCTCGCGGCCCCGCACGGCGGCGAGCTGACCGGCCCGGCGTCCGTCCGGGACTGCCTGGACGACCTCGACGCGGCCCGGATCGGGCACGGGGTGCGGGCGGCGGAGGACCCGCGGCTGCTGCGCAGGCTGGCCGACCGGGGCGTGACCTGCGAGGTGTGCCCCGCCTCGAACGTGGCCCTCGGCGTGTACGAGAAGCCCGAGGACGTCCCCCTGCGGACGTTCTTCGAGGCGGGAGTCCCCATGGCCCTCGGCGCCGACGACCCCCTCCTCTTCGGCTCCCGGCTCGCGGCCCAGTACGAGCTGGCCCGCGAGTACCACGGCTTCACCGACGCCGAGCTGGCGGAACTGGCCCGCCAGTCGGTCCGCGGCTCGGCCGCCCCGGACGACGTCAAGGCCAAGCTGCTGGCGGGCGTCGACGACTGGCTCAGCGCCCCGGCCGTCTGA
- a CDS encoding TetR/AcrR family transcriptional regulator: MQQKPAPQQPPARVRILDAAHELMLTLGLARTTTKEIARAAGCSEAALYKHFASKEELFIRVLHERLPRLTPLLRSLAAEPGRRTLEENLTEIAHQAALFYDQSFPIAASLYAETQLKRRHDEAMREMGSGAHMPIEELTAYLRAERELGRIAPDADPFAAASLLLGACAQRAFAYDSADTRPAADEFAVRLARTLLAGISVAAEHA; this comes from the coding sequence ATGCAGCAGAAACCGGCTCCCCAGCAGCCCCCGGCCCGCGTCCGCATCCTCGACGCCGCCCACGAGCTGATGCTCACCCTCGGGCTGGCGCGCACCACCACCAAGGAGATCGCCAGGGCCGCCGGCTGCTCCGAGGCGGCTCTCTACAAGCACTTCGCGAGCAAGGAGGAGCTGTTCATCCGGGTACTGCACGAGCGGCTGCCCCGCCTCACCCCGCTGCTGCGCAGCCTCGCCGCCGAGCCCGGCCGCCGCACCCTGGAGGAGAACCTCACGGAGATCGCCCACCAGGCCGCCCTGTTCTACGACCAGAGCTTCCCGATCGCCGCCTCGCTCTACGCCGAGACGCAGCTCAAACGCCGGCACGACGAGGCGATGCGGGAGATGGGCTCCGGCGCGCACATGCCCATCGAGGAACTGACCGCCTACCTGCGCGCCGAACGCGAACTGGGCCGCATCGCCCCCGACGCCGACCCCTTCGCCGCCGCCTCACTCCTCCTCGGGGCCTGCGCGCAGCGGGCGTTCGCGTACGACTCGGCGGACACGCGCCCGGCGGCCGACGAGTTCGCCGTCCGGCTGGCCCGCACCCTGCTGGCCGGGATCTCCGTGGCCGCCGAGCACGCCTGA
- a CDS encoding NAD(P)H-binding protein, which translates to MNLTVFGATGGIGQEIVRQALAAGHRVTAVVRDPARLTVRGDGLEVFRSDLGDAESVRAAVAGRDAVLSGLGARSRKDAGVATRLTRTVLAAMEAEGVRRLLLVSAGPVGPAPEQEGAVDRAARGLVSALLKDVYADLRETEAEVARSTTEWTVVRPPRLQDKPLTGTYRTVVGGFPPRGRFIARADVAHAMLTMTDDPATVKQGVGVAY; encoded by the coding sequence ATGAATCTCACCGTTTTCGGGGCCACCGGCGGCATCGGCCAGGAGATCGTCCGGCAGGCCCTCGCCGCGGGCCACCGGGTCACCGCCGTCGTTCGCGATCCGGCACGGCTGACGGTCCGGGGCGACGGCCTGGAGGTGTTCCGCAGCGACCTGGGCGACGCGGAGTCCGTGCGCGCGGCGGTCGCGGGCCGGGACGCCGTGCTGTCCGGTCTGGGCGCGCGCAGCCGCAAGGACGCCGGTGTGGCGACCCGGCTGACCCGCACGGTCCTGGCCGCGATGGAGGCCGAGGGCGTACGACGGCTGCTCCTGGTGAGCGCCGGCCCGGTCGGTCCCGCACCGGAGCAGGAAGGGGCCGTCGACCGTGCCGCGCGCGGACTGGTCTCCGCGCTGCTGAAGGACGTCTACGCCGACCTGCGCGAGACGGAGGCCGAGGTGGCCCGCAGCACCACGGAGTGGACGGTCGTCCGCCCGCCGCGCCTCCAGGACAAGCCACTCACCGGCACCTACCGCACGGTGGTCGGCGGCTTCCCGCCGCGCGGCCGGTTCATCGCCCGCGCGGACGTGGCCCACGCGATGCTGACGATGACCGACGACCCGGCGACGGTGAAGCAGGGGGTCGGCGTGGCCTACTAG
- a CDS encoding UDP-N-acetylmuramate dehydrogenase yields the protein MQVLHDAPLAPLTTFRLGGPAARLVTATTDAEVIAAVREADDSGTPLLVIGGGSNLVIGDKGFDGTALRIATRGVELRGTTLELAAGEVWTDAVARTVEAGLAGIECLAGIPGSAGATPIQNVGAYGQEVSSTITEVIAYDRRAGETVTLTNEECAFSYRHSRFKADPERHVVLRVRFELEDAAGLSAPLKYAETARALGVEPGARVPLAAARETVLKLRAGKGMVLDPEDHDTWSAGSFFTNPILTDADFAAFHARVRERLGDGAEPPAYPAGEGRTKTSAAWLIDKAGFTKGYGTGPARISTKHTLALTNRGEATTEDLLALAREVVAGVREAFGVTLVNEPVTVGVGL from the coding sequence GTGCAGGTACTCCACGATGCCCCCCTCGCCCCGCTGACCACCTTCCGGCTCGGTGGACCCGCGGCCCGGCTGGTCACCGCGACCACCGACGCCGAGGTGATCGCCGCTGTCCGGGAGGCCGACGACAGCGGGACGCCGCTGCTGGTCATCGGCGGCGGGTCGAACCTGGTCATCGGAGACAAGGGATTCGACGGCACCGCCCTGCGCATCGCCACGCGCGGCGTCGAACTGCGCGGTACGACGCTGGAGCTGGCCGCCGGAGAGGTCTGGACGGACGCCGTGGCCCGCACCGTCGAGGCAGGGCTCGCCGGGATCGAGTGTCTCGCCGGGATCCCCGGTTCCGCGGGCGCGACCCCCATCCAGAACGTGGGCGCCTACGGCCAGGAAGTCTCCTCGACGATCACGGAGGTGATCGCGTACGACCGCCGGGCCGGCGAGACCGTGACGCTGACCAACGAGGAGTGCGCCTTCTCCTACCGGCACAGCCGCTTCAAGGCCGACCCCGAGCGCCATGTCGTGCTGCGGGTCCGCTTCGAGCTGGAGGACGCGGCCGGACTGTCGGCGCCCCTCAAATATGCGGAGACCGCCCGGGCGCTCGGTGTCGAGCCGGGCGCACGCGTGCCGCTCGCCGCGGCCCGCGAGACCGTGCTGAAGCTGCGCGCCGGGAAGGGCATGGTGCTCGACCCCGAGGACCACGACACCTGGTCGGCCGGTTCGTTCTTCACCAACCCGATCCTCACGGACGCCGACTTCGCCGCCTTCCACGCGCGCGTGCGGGAGCGCCTGGGCGACGGGGCCGAGCCCCCCGCCTACCCGGCGGGGGAGGGCCGTACCAAGACCTCCGCCGCCTGGCTCATCGACAAGGCGGGCTTCACCAAGGGCTACGGCACCGGTCCCGCCCGGATCTCCACCAAGCACACCCTCGCTCTGACCAACCGGGGCGAGGCCACCACGGAGGACCTCCTGGCGCTCGCCCGTGAGGTCGTGGCCGGGGTCCGGGAGGCCTTCGGCGTCACCCTGGTCAACGAGCCGGTGACGGTGGGCGTCGGCCTCTGA
- a CDS encoding DHA2 family efflux MFS transporter permease subunit, which produces MSQQTARRGGAAWALVITSVAGFMAALDNLVVTTALPSIRQDLGGALDDLEWTVSAYTLTFAVLLMFGAALGDRFGRRRLFLAGLAVFTGASAAAAMAPGIDSLIAARAVQGVGAAVMMPLTLTLLTAAVPVEKRGTAYGIWGAVNGLAVASGPLIGGSLTEHVSWHWIFWLNVPIGLALLPLARLRLAESYGAGARLDVPGTLLASGGLFGIVYGLVRGPADGWTDSLVLTALFSGAALLAGFVRYSSRAKNPMLPMRLFRSRAFSGINAASLLMFVGMFGSIFLLSQYMQGVLGYSPTEAGLRMLPWTGMPMLVAPVAGILSDRIGGRPVVAAGLFLQAAGLGYLAYVVTADASYAAQLPGLIISGVGMALYFAPAANLVMSSVRPQEQGIASGANNALREVGGALGIAVMSSIFSAQGGYESAQNFVDGLRPALVTGAAVVALAAVAALVIPARRRTGRVVETAERTTEPATAVH; this is translated from the coding sequence ATGTCACAGCAGACCGCACGTCGCGGGGGCGCCGCCTGGGCCCTCGTCATCACCAGCGTCGCCGGGTTCATGGCGGCCCTCGACAACCTCGTCGTCACCACCGCGCTGCCCTCCATCCGCCAGGACCTCGGCGGTGCGCTGGACGACCTGGAGTGGACGGTGAGCGCCTACACGCTCACCTTCGCCGTCCTGCTGATGTTCGGCGCCGCGCTCGGCGACCGCTTCGGCCGCCGCCGGCTCTTCCTCGCCGGGCTCGCCGTCTTCACCGGCGCCTCCGCGGCCGCGGCCATGGCGCCCGGCATCGACTCCCTCATCGCGGCCCGCGCGGTCCAGGGCGTCGGCGCGGCCGTGATGATGCCGCTCACCCTGACGCTGCTGACGGCGGCCGTGCCCGTCGAGAAGCGTGGGACGGCGTACGGCATATGGGGTGCCGTCAACGGGCTGGCGGTCGCCTCCGGACCGCTCATCGGCGGCAGCCTCACCGAACACGTGTCCTGGCATTGGATCTTCTGGCTGAACGTCCCGATCGGTCTGGCGCTGCTGCCGCTCGCCCGTCTCCGCCTCGCCGAGTCGTACGGCGCCGGCGCCCGGCTCGACGTTCCCGGCACCCTGCTGGCCAGCGGCGGGCTGTTCGGAATCGTGTACGGCCTGGTCCGCGGCCCCGCCGACGGCTGGACCGACTCCCTCGTGCTGACCGCCCTGTTCTCCGGCGCGGCCTTGCTGGCCGGGTTCGTGCGGTACAGCTCCCGCGCGAAGAACCCGATGCTGCCCATGCGGCTGTTCCGCTCCCGCGCCTTCTCCGGGATCAACGCGGCCAGCCTGCTGATGTTCGTCGGGATGTTCGGCTCGATCTTCCTGCTCAGCCAGTACATGCAGGGCGTGCTCGGCTACTCGCCCACCGAGGCGGGCCTGAGGATGCTGCCGTGGACCGGGATGCCGATGCTGGTCGCGCCCGTCGCCGGGATCCTCTCCGACCGCATAGGCGGCCGTCCGGTCGTCGCCGCGGGCCTGTTCCTCCAGGCCGCCGGGCTCGGCTACCTGGCCTACGTGGTCACCGCGGACGCCTCCTACGCCGCCCAGCTGCCCGGTCTGATCATCAGCGGTGTCGGCATGGCCCTGTACTTCGCGCCCGCCGCCAACCTGGTGATGTCCAGCGTCCGTCCGCAGGAGCAGGGCATCGCCTCCGGCGCCAACAACGCGCTGCGGGAGGTGGGCGGCGCGCTCGGCATCGCCGTCATGTCGTCGATCTTCTCCGCCCAGGGCGGCTACGAGTCCGCGCAGAACTTCGTCGACGGCCTGCGGCCCGCCCTCGTCACCGGCGCCGCCGTGGTCGCACTCGCGGCGGTCGCGGCCCTGGTGATCCCGGCGCGCCGCCGGACCGGCCGGGTGGTCGAGACGGCGGAGCGGACCACGGAACCGGCCACGGCCGTCCACTGA
- a CDS encoding TetR/AcrR family transcriptional regulator, whose product MVRMSAEERRESVVRAAIAEFAQRGYYGTSTEAIAKRVGVSQPYLFRLFPGKKAIFAAASLRCVADTCRIFEEAAEGLHGEEALHAMAAAYVRLITEHPEKLQMQMQTYITVAAAEAEGDHEFGEAVRAGWMKLWDTVHLPLGADDNETTTFLAYGMLVNTLTAMGFPPQHRVWQSMYPSARIAGRLEK is encoded by the coding sequence ATGGTCAGGATGAGCGCAGAAGAGCGGCGCGAGAGCGTCGTCCGCGCGGCGATCGCGGAGTTCGCGCAGAGGGGCTACTACGGCACCTCCACCGAGGCGATCGCCAAGCGGGTCGGTGTGTCGCAGCCGTACCTCTTCCGGCTCTTCCCGGGGAAGAAAGCGATCTTCGCCGCCGCGTCGCTGCGGTGCGTGGCCGACACGTGCCGGATCTTCGAGGAGGCGGCCGAGGGGCTGCACGGCGAGGAGGCCCTGCACGCCATGGCCGCCGCGTACGTGCGGCTGATCACCGAGCACCCCGAGAAGCTCCAGATGCAGATGCAGACGTACATCACCGTGGCGGCGGCCGAGGCGGAGGGCGACCACGAGTTCGGCGAGGCCGTCCGCGCCGGCTGGATGAAGCTCTGGGACACCGTGCACCTGCCGCTCGGCGCGGACGACAACGAGACGACGACATTCCTGGCGTACGGGATGCTCGTCAACACCCTCACCGCCATGGGGTTTCCGCCCCAGCACCGGGTGTGGCAGTCGATGTACCCGTCGGCCCGGATCGCCGGCCGGCTGGAGAAGTAG
- a CDS encoding MaoC family dehydratase: MTAKIAYDDVEAGTELPAQTFPVTRDTLVRYAGASGDFNPIHWNERFAKEVGLPDVIAHGMFTMAEAIRVVTDWTGDPAAVVEYGVRFTRPVVVPDDDQGAVIEVSGKVAAKLDDNTVRVDLTAMSSGQKVLGMSRAVVRLA, translated from the coding sequence ATGACGGCGAAGATCGCGTACGACGACGTCGAGGCCGGCACCGAACTGCCGGCGCAGACCTTCCCCGTAACCCGCGACACGCTCGTGCGGTACGCGGGTGCCTCCGGGGACTTCAACCCCATCCACTGGAACGAGAGGTTCGCCAAGGAGGTGGGTCTGCCGGACGTCATCGCGCACGGCATGTTCACCATGGCCGAGGCGATCCGCGTGGTCACTGACTGGACCGGCGACCCGGCCGCCGTCGTCGAGTACGGGGTGCGCTTCACCCGGCCCGTCGTCGTCCCCGACGACGACCAGGGCGCCGTGATCGAGGTCAGTGGCAAGGTCGCGGCCAAGCTGGACGACAACACCGTGCGGGTGGACCTCACGGCCATGAGCAGTGGCCAGAAGGTGCTCGGCATGTCCCGGGCGGTCGTCCGACTGGCCTGA
- a CDS encoding MaoC family dehydratase N-terminal domain-containing protein has product MALDQSFVGRTYPPTAPYEVGREKIREFAEAVGDGNPAYTDPEAAKAFGHPDVIAPPTFVFSITFRAAGQVIEDPQLGLDYSRVVHGDQKFAYKRPVRAGDRLTVTSTIEAIKSLAGNDILDIRGEVHDEAGEHVVTAWTKLVARAAEEA; this is encoded by the coding sequence ATGGCGCTCGACCAGTCCTTCGTGGGGCGGACCTACCCCCCCACCGCGCCCTACGAGGTGGGTCGCGAGAAGATCCGCGAGTTCGCGGAGGCCGTCGGGGACGGCAACCCGGCGTACACGGACCCGGAGGCCGCCAAGGCGTTCGGTCACCCCGATGTGATCGCGCCCCCGACGTTCGTGTTCTCCATCACCTTCCGCGCGGCCGGACAGGTCATCGAGGACCCGCAGCTCGGCCTGGACTACAGCCGCGTCGTGCACGGCGACCAGAAGTTCGCCTACAAGCGTCCCGTGCGCGCCGGTGACCGGCTCACCGTCACCTCCACCATCGAGGCCATCAAGTCCCTCGCCGGCAACGACATCCTGGACATCCGCGGCGAGGTGCACGACGAGGCCGGCGAGCACGTCGTGACCGCCTGGACCAAGCTCGTGGCCCGCGCGGCCGAGGAGGCGTGA